The following coding sequences are from one Streptococcus sp. NPS 308 window:
- the alaS gene encoding alanine--tRNA ligase — MKQLSSAQVRQMWLDFWASKGHSVEPSVSLVPVNDPTLLWINSGVATLKKYFDGTIIPENPRITNAQKAIRTNDIENVGKTARHHTMFEMLGNFSIGDYFRDEAITWAYELLTSPEWFDFPAEKLYMTYYPEDKDSYNRWIEVGVDPSHLIPIEDNFWEIGAGPSGPDTEIFFDRGEAFDPENIGIRLLAEDIENDRYIEIWNIVLSQFNADPAVPRSEYKELPHKNIDTGAGLERLVAVIQGAKTNFETDLFMPIIREVEKLSGKVYDQDGDNMSFKVIADHIRSLSFAIGDGALPGNESRGYVLRRLLRRASMHGQKLGINEPFLYKLVPTVGKIMESYYPEVLEKRDFIEKIVKSEEESFARTLHSGQHFAQGIVADLKEKGQTVIAGSDVFKLYDTYGFPVELTEEIAEEAGMTVDREGFEAAMKEQQERARASAVKGGSMGMQNETLQNITVESVFNYNASQLPSKLVAIVAENAEVEAVSEGTASLIFAETPFYAEMGGQVADHGQILDAVGNLVATVTDVQKAPNGQPLHTVEVLAPLALNQDYTLAIDTNRRHRVMKNHTATHLLHAALHNILGHHATQAGSLNEVEFLRFDFTHFQAVTPEELRAIEQQVNEKIWEAIAVETVETDIDTAKEMGAMALFGEKYGKEVRVVTIGDYSVELCGGTHVGNTSEIGLFKIVKEEGIGSGTRRILAVTGKEAFEAYREQEDALKAVASTLKAPQLKEVPHKVEGLQEQLRQLQKENSELKEKAAAAAAGDVFKEVKEVNGHRYIASQVSVSDAGALRTFADNWKQKDYSDVLVLVAAIGDKVNLLVASKTKDIHAGNLVKELAPIVDGRGGGKPDMAMAGGSNQAKIQELLDAVADKL, encoded by the coding sequence ATGAAACAACTATCTAGTGCTCAAGTTCGCCAAATGTGGCTAGATTTCTGGGCAAGCAAAGGCCACTCTGTAGAACCATCAGTCAGCTTGGTTCCAGTAAACGACCCAACTCTTTTATGGATCAACTCAGGGGTTGCTACCCTTAAGAAATACTTTGACGGAACCATCATTCCTGAAAATCCACGTATTACCAATGCGCAAAAAGCTATCCGTACTAACGATATTGAAAACGTAGGGAAGACTGCGCGCCACCATACTATGTTTGAAATGTTGGGGAACTTCTCTATCGGGGATTACTTCCGTGACGAAGCCATCACTTGGGCTTATGAGCTCTTGACAAGTCCTGAATGGTTTGATTTCCCAGCTGAAAAACTCTACATGACCTACTATCCTGAAGATAAGGATTCTTACAACCGTTGGATTGAAGTAGGAGTAGACCCAAGTCACTTGATTCCAATTGAGGACAACTTCTGGGAAATTGGTGCGGGACCTTCTGGACCAGATACTGAAATCTTCTTTGACCGTGGAGAAGCCTTTGACCCAGAAAATATTGGCATTCGTCTTCTTGCAGAAGATATCGAAAACGATCGTTATATCGAAATCTGGAACATCGTCTTGTCACAATTTAACGCTGACCCTGCTGTTCCTCGTAGCGAGTACAAGGAATTGCCACACAAGAACATTGATACGGGCGCTGGTTTGGAGCGTTTGGTAGCTGTTATCCAAGGTGCTAAGACCAACTTTGAAACAGACCTCTTCATGCCAATCATCCGTGAAGTGGAGAAATTGTCAGGTAAGGTTTATGACCAAGATGGCGACAATATGAGTTTCAAGGTTATTGCAGACCACATCCGTTCGCTTTCATTTGCCATTGGGGATGGTGCCCTTCCAGGAAATGAAAGTCGTGGTTATGTCCTTCGTCGTCTTCTCCGTCGTGCTTCTATGCACGGTCAAAAATTGGGAATCAACGAGCCTTTCCTTTACAAACTCGTTCCAACTGTTGGAAAAATCATGGAAAGCTACTACCCAGAAGTGCTTGAAAAACGGGATTTTATTGAAAAAATTGTGAAGAGCGAAGAAGAGTCATTTGCCCGTACCCTTCACTCAGGTCAACACTTTGCCCAAGGCATCGTAGCAGACTTGAAAGAAAAAGGCCAAACAGTTATCGCTGGTTCAGATGTCTTTAAACTCTACGACACATACGGATTCCCAGTAGAGTTGACAGAAGAAATCGCTGAAGAAGCTGGGATGACTGTCGACCGTGAAGGTTTTGAAGCAGCCATGAAAGAACAGCAAGAGCGTGCGCGTGCGTCAGCTGTCAAAGGTGGCTCTATGGGCATGCAAAATGAAACCCTCCAAAACATTACAGTGGAAAGTGTCTTCAACTACAATGCTAGTCAATTGCCTTCTAAGTTGGTTGCTATCGTAGCTGAAAATGCTGAAGTAGAAGCTGTTTCTGAAGGAACTGCCTCTCTTATCTTTGCGGAAACACCATTCTACGCTGAAATGGGTGGACAAGTAGCTGACCACGGTCAAATCTTGGATGCTGTAGGAAACCTTGTGGCTACTGTGACAGATGTTCAAAAAGCACCAAATGGACAACCACTCCATACCGTTGAAGTTCTTGCACCGCTTGCTTTGAACCAAGACTACACTTTGGCAATTGATACCAATCGTCGTCATCGTGTTATGAAGAACCACACAGCGACTCACTTGCTCCATGCGGCTCTTCACAATATCCTTGGTCACCATGCGACTCAAGCAGGATCTCTTAATGAAGTAGAATTCCTTCGCTTTGACTTCACGCACTTCCAAGCCGTAACTCCTGAAGAGTTGCGTGCTATTGAGCAACAAGTCAATGAGAAAATTTGGGAAGCAATTGCTGTAGAAACTGTTGAAACAGATATTGACACTGCCAAGGAAATGGGAGCGATGGCCCTCTTTGGTGAGAAATACGGTAAGGAAGTTCGTGTTGTGACCATTGGTGACTATTCAGTCGAGCTTTGTGGTGGTACCCACGTTGGCAATACTTCAGAGATTGGCCTCTTCAAGATTGTCAAAGAAGAAGGGATCGGATCAGGAACTCGCCGTATCTTGGCAGTGACTGGTAAGGAAGCCTTTGAAGCTTATCGTGAACAAGAAGATGCTCTGAAAGCAGTCGCATCAACCTTGAAAGCACCTCAACTCAAGGAAGTGCCTCACAAGGTCGAAGGGCTTCAAGAGCAACTCCGTCAATTGCAAAAAGAAAATTCAGAATTGAAGGAAAAAGCCGCAGCCGCAGCCGCAGGTGATGTCTTCAAGGAAGTGAAGGAAGTCAACGGCCACCGTTACATTGCTAGTCAAGTTTCTGTATCAGATGCAGGTGCCCTTCGTACCTTTGCGGATAACTGGAAACAAAAAGACTACTCTGACGTGCTTGTCCTAGTTGCAGCTATCGGTGACAAGGTCAACCTTCTTGTAGCTAGCAAGACAAAAGACATCCACGCAGGTAACTTGGTTAAAGAATTGGCTCCAATCGTCGATGGACGTGGTGGTGGAAAACCAGACATGGCCATGGCAGGAGGAAGCAACCAAGCTAAGATTCAGGAATTGTTGGATGCAGTTGCAGATAAATTGTAA
- a CDS encoding alpha-amylase, whose amino-acid sequence MQNQTLMQYFEWYLPHDGQHWARLTNDAEHLANLGISHVWMPPAFKATNEKDVGYGVYDLFDLGEFHQKGTVRTKYGFKEDYLQTIQTLKEHGIQPMADIVLNHKAAADKLEAFQVIEVDPEDRTVQLSEPFTINGWTHFTFDGRQKTYNDFEWHWYHFTGTDYDAKRRKSGIYLIQGDNKGWANEELVDNENGNYDYLMYADLDFKHPEVIQNIYDWADWFMETTGVAGFRLDAVKHIDSFFMGNFIRDMKEKYGEDFYVFGEFWNPDKEANLDYLERIEERFDLVDVHLHQNFFEASQAGASYDLRTIFTDSLVEVKADKAVTFVDNHDTQRGQALESTVQEWFKPAAYALILLREQGLPCVFYGDYYGISGQYAQEDFREVLDRLLAIRKDLAYGEQTDYFDDANCIGWVRAGAENQTPLAVLISNDQENSKSMFVGQEWAGQTFVDLLENHPAQVTINAEGYGEFPVAAGSVSVWATK is encoded by the coding sequence ATGCAAAATCAAACACTTATGCAATACTTTGAATGGTATCTGCCTCATGACGGCCAGCACTGGGCTCGACTAACAAATGACGCAGAGCACCTAGCAAACCTTGGTATCAGCCATGTCTGGATGCCACCTGCCTTCAAGGCAACCAACGAAAAAGATGTAGGCTATGGTGTTTATGATCTTTTTGACCTAGGCGAATTTCATCAAAAAGGGACTGTTCGTACTAAATATGGATTTAAGGAAGATTATCTCCAAACGATTCAGACTCTCAAGGAGCACGGAATCCAACCAATGGCTGACATCGTTCTTAATCACAAGGCAGCAGCAGATAAACTAGAAGCCTTTCAGGTTATCGAAGTCGATCCAGAAGACCGTACAGTTCAACTAAGTGAGCCCTTTACTATCAACGGATGGACCCACTTTACTTTTGATGGACGTCAGAAAACCTATAATGACTTTGAATGGCACTGGTACCATTTCACAGGTACAGACTATGATGCCAAGCGCCGTAAGTCTGGCATTTACCTGATCCAAGGAGACAATAAAGGTTGGGCAAACGAGGAATTGGTCGATAACGAAAACGGCAACTACGACTATCTCATGTACGCTGACCTGGACTTTAAGCACCCTGAAGTCATCCAAAACATCTATGACTGGGCTGACTGGTTCATGGAAACGACTGGAGTTGCTGGTTTCCGCTTGGATGCTGTTAAACACATTGACTCCTTCTTTATGGGTAATTTTATCCGTGATATGAAGGAAAAATACGGTGAAGATTTCTATGTTTTTGGTGAATTTTGGAATCCAGACAAAGAAGCCAATCTGGACTATCTTGAAAGAATTGAGGAGCGCTTTGACCTTGTCGATGTGCATCTCCACCAAAATTTCTTTGAAGCCAGTCAGGCTGGAGCAAGCTACGACCTTCGTACTATCTTTACTGATAGCTTGGTTGAAGTCAAGGCTGACAAGGCTGTCACTTTCGTTGACAACCATGATACTCAACGAGGACAGGCACTTGAATCAACCGTCCAAGAATGGTTCAAGCCAGCAGCCTATGCGCTCATTCTTCTTCGTGAGCAAGGCCTTCCATGTGTCTTTTATGGAGACTACTATGGAATTTCTGGGCAGTATGCCCAAGAAGATTTCAGAGAAGTTCTTGACCGTCTCCTAGCCATCCGAAAAGACTTGGCCTATGGAGAGCAAACAGACTACTTTGACGATGCCAACTGCATCGGGTGGGTTCGTGCAGGTGCTGAAAACCAAACACCGCTCGCGGTCCTTATCTCAAACGACCAAGAAAATAGCAAGTCTATGTTTGTTGGTCAAGAATGGGCTGGCCAAACCTTTGTTGATCTTCTTGAAAATCATCCAGCACAAGTTACGATCAATGCTGAAGGTTATGGAGAATTCCCAGTAGCGGCGGGTTCAGTCAGTGTCTGGGCAACAAAATAA
- a CDS encoding class I SAM-dependent rRNA methyltransferase: protein MNRIRVSRRVEKKLAKGLVLLEASDLTDIELTDQEVEVLSQDGKFLGSAYLSQQNKGIGWFVSKEKVGFNQSFFEILFRKAKEARKPYYQDDLTTAFRLFNQEGDGFGGLTVDLYGDYAVFSWYNSFVYQIRELIVKAFKEVFPEVLGAYEKIRFKGLDYESAHVYGEKAPDYFTVLENGVLYQVFMNDGLMTGIFLDQHDVRGSLVDGLAKGKSLLNMFSYTAAFSVAAAMGGASETTSVDLAKRSRELSEAHFQANGLSTDNHRFIVMDVFEYFRYAKRKGLTYDVIVLDPPSFARNKKQTFSVAKDYHKLISQSLEILNPGGIIIASTNAANVSHQKFTEQIDKGFAGRKYQILNQYGLPADFAYNKKDESSNYLKVISMKVSR, encoded by the coding sequence ATGAATAGAATTAGGGTCAGCAGACGTGTTGAAAAAAAGCTAGCTAAGGGTCTAGTTCTTTTGGAAGCGAGTGATTTAACAGATATTGAACTGACGGATCAGGAAGTCGAAGTTCTTAGTCAAGACGGGAAGTTTTTAGGGAGTGCCTATCTTTCTCAGCAGAACAAGGGCATTGGCTGGTTTGTCAGCAAGGAAAAGGTTGGTTTCAACCAATCCTTCTTTGAAATTCTGTTTCGTAAGGCCAAGGAAGCTAGAAAGCCTTATTATCAAGATGACTTGACTACTGCCTTTCGCCTTTTTAACCAAGAGGGAGATGGTTTTGGTGGTCTGACTGTTGATCTCTATGGAGATTATGCTGTCTTTTCTTGGTACAACTCCTTTGTTTACCAGATTCGTGAGCTGATCGTAAAGGCTTTTAAGGAAGTTTTTCCTGAGGTATTGGGGGCTTATGAAAAGATTCGCTTTAAAGGTCTAGACTACGAGTCTGCTCATGTCTATGGTGAGAAAGCGCCAGACTACTTTACTGTTCTTGAAAATGGTGTACTCTATCAGGTCTTTATGAATGATGGCTTGATGACAGGTATTTTTCTGGATCAGCACGATGTTCGTGGGAGTCTGGTAGACGGTCTAGCCAAGGGCAAATCCTTACTCAATATGTTTTCCTATACAGCTGCCTTTTCAGTTGCTGCAGCTATGGGAGGCGCGAGTGAGACGACTTCTGTTGACTTGGCAAAACGGTCTAGAGAGTTGTCAGAAGCTCATTTTCAGGCAAATGGACTCAGTACAGACAACCATCGTTTTATCGTCATGGATGTCTTTGAGTATTTCAGGTATGCCAAGCGAAAAGGCTTGACCTATGATGTGATTGTCCTGGATCCGCCCAGCTTTGCTCGCAATAAAAAACAAACTTTTTCTGTAGCTAAGGACTATCACAAGCTGATTTCCCAAAGTCTAGAGATTTTAAATCCGGGAGGCATTATCATTGCCAGTACCAATGCTGCCAATGTTTCCCATCAGAAATTTACAGAACAAATTGATAAAGGTTTTGCAGGAAGAAAATATCAGATCTTAAACCAATATGGTCTTCCAGCAGACTTTGCCTATAATAAAAAAGATGAAAGCAGTAATTACCTCAAGGTGATTAGTATGAAGGTTAGTAGATGA
- the aroD gene encoding type I 3-dehydroquinate dehydratase: MKLIVSVMPRSLEEAQELDATRYEDADIIEWRADFLTKEAILQVAPAIFEKFAGRELVFTLRTRSEGGEIELSSEEYVQIIKEVTQLYQPDYVDFEYFSYKDVFEEMLDFPNLVLSYHNFQETPENMMEILSELTSLSPKVVKVSVMAHTEQDVLDLMNYTRGFKTLNPEQEYVTISMGKMGKVSRITSDVTGSSWSFASLDEASAPGQISLSNMKKIREILDEA; this comes from the coding sequence ATGAAATTAATCGTTTCAGTAATGCCAAGAAGTTTAGAAGAAGCCCAAGAACTGGATGCCACACGGTATGAAGATGCCGATATCATTGAGTGGCGTGCGGACTTTCTTACAAAGGAAGCCATTTTACAGGTAGCACCTGCAATCTTTGAGAAATTCGCAGGCCGCGAACTGGTCTTTACCCTTCGGACTCGCTCTGAGGGAGGAGAAATTGAACTGTCTTCTGAGGAGTATGTTCAAATCATCAAGGAAGTCACTCAACTCTATCAACCAGACTATGTGGATTTTGAGTACTTCAGCTACAAGGATGTATTTGAGGAAATGTTGGATTTTCCAAATCTTGTTTTGAGTTATCATAATTTCCAGGAGACACCTGAAAACATGATGGAGATCCTGTCTGAGTTGACTAGTCTTTCTCCAAAAGTGGTCAAGGTATCTGTCATGGCCCATACGGAGCAGGATGTTTTAGACCTGATGAACTACACACGAGGATTTAAAACACTCAATCCTGAGCAAGAATACGTGACCATTTCCATGGGGAAAATGGGCAAGGTATCACGCATTACTTCAGATGTGACGGGTTCGAGTTGGTCATTTGCTAGCCTGGATGAAGCGAGTGCCCCAGGTCAGATTTCTCTATCAAACATGAAAAAAATTAGGGAGATTTTGGATGAAGCTTGA
- a CDS encoding shikimate dehydrogenase — protein MKLDGYTRMAAVVANPIKHSISPLIHNRAFEATATNGVYVAWEIEAGDLEETVANIRRYQMFGINLSMPYKEQVIPFLDELSDEARLIGAVNTVVNDNGNLIGYNTDGKGFFKSLPSFTISDNKMTILGAGGAAKSILAQAILDGVSQISVFVRSVSMEKTRPYLDKLQQQTGFKVDLYALEDLSDLQAKIAKSDLLVNATSVGMDGQSSPVPESINLPETLLVADIIYQPFETPFLKWARSQGNPTINGLGMLLYQAAEAFQLWTGKEMPTDEIWQSLTEKYQ, from the coding sequence ATGAAGCTTGATGGCTACACACGTATGGCGGCTGTCGTTGCAAATCCCATTAAACACTCTATTTCACCCTTAATCCACAATAGGGCCTTTGAGGCGACTGCTACCAATGGTGTCTATGTGGCTTGGGAAATCGAAGCGGGGGACTTAGAGGAAACAGTCGCTAATATTCGCCGTTACCAGATGTTTGGGATTAATCTTTCTATGCCATACAAGGAGCAAGTGATTCCCTTTTTGGATGAATTGAGTGATGAAGCTCGTTTGATTGGGGCGGTTAACACCGTTGTCAATGATAATGGGAATTTAATTGGATATAATACAGATGGCAAGGGATTTTTTAAGAGCTTGCCTTCTTTTACAATTTCGGATAATAAAATGACCATTCTGGGAGCAGGTGGTGCGGCCAAATCCATTTTGGCACAAGCCATTTTGGATGGCGTCAGTCAGATTTCAGTCTTTGTTCGTTCAGTTTCCATGGAAAAAACAAGACCTTACCTAGACAAGTTACAGCAGCAAACAGGATTTAAAGTGGACTTGTATGCTTTAGAAGATCTTTCTGACCTGCAAGCAAAGATTGCCAAGTCGGACCTGCTCGTCAATGCGACTAGTGTGGGGATGGATGGCCAGTCGTCCCCAGTTCCAGAAAGCATCAATTTGCCAGAAACTCTCTTGGTCGCAGATATCATTTACCAACCCTTTGAAACACCATTTTTGAAATGGGCTAGAAGTCAGGGGAATCCCACCATAAATGGCCTTGGAATGTTGCTCTATCAAGCTGCTGAAGCTTTTCAACTGTGGACAGGTAAAGAAATGCCAACAGACGAGATTTGGCAGTCCTTGACAGAAAAATACCAATAA
- the aroB gene encoding 3-dehydroquinate synthase: MKIRIDIPHHPYDIQIEKGCLSQAGQWLRELWQPQKVLIVTDNHVASLYAEKVKLSLEDAGFQVVVFDFLEGEERKNLTTVQKVYEFLVKQGLTRSDGIVALGGGVVGDLAGFVASTYMRGIHFVQIPTSLTAQVDSSIGGKTGVNTPFAKNMVGTFAQPDGVLIDPLVLETLGKRELIEGMGEVIKYGLIEDSELWALLTELDGSVESILEHAETLIEHSCQVKRKMVVEDELDNGVRLYLNFGHTIGHAIEATAGYGKVMHGEAVAMGMVQISKVAEEKGLMPEGITLSIKEMCQKFGLPVDYENWDVDKLYQALTHDKKARGNTLKLVLVPELGSASIHPVSLEEMKDYLVK; the protein is encoded by the coding sequence ATGAAAATCAGAATCGATATTCCGCATCATCCTTATGATATTCAGATTGAAAAAGGTTGTCTATCGCAAGCAGGTCAATGGTTGCGAGAACTCTGGCAACCTCAAAAAGTGCTTATCGTAACCGACAACCATGTAGCTTCTCTCTATGCAGAGAAGGTTAAACTCAGCCTAGAAGATGCTGGTTTTCAGGTAGTTGTTTTTGATTTCTTAGAAGGGGAAGAAAGAAAAAATTTAACCACTGTTCAGAAAGTCTATGAATTTCTGGTTAAGCAAGGTTTGACTCGTAGCGATGGGATTGTGGCCCTCGGTGGTGGTGTCGTTGGGGACTTGGCTGGCTTTGTGGCCTCTACCTATATGCGGGGGATTCACTTTGTTCAGATTCCGACTAGTTTGACAGCTCAGGTGGATTCTTCTATCGGTGGAAAGACAGGTGTCAATACTCCTTTTGCTAAAAATATGGTGGGAACTTTTGCTCAACCAGATGGGGTTCTGATTGACCCGCTGGTCCTTGAAACACTCGGGAAAAGAGAGCTGATTGAGGGGATGGGTGAGGTTATCAAGTATGGCTTGATTGAGGATTCAGAACTATGGGCTCTCTTAACGGAGCTGGATGGTTCTGTTGAGAGCATTCTGGAACATGCAGAGACTTTGATTGAACATTCTTGTCAGGTAAAGCGCAAGATGGTGGTTGAGGATGAGTTGGATAACGGTGTTCGCCTTTACCTCAATTTTGGCCACACCATTGGCCATGCCATTGAAGCAACGGCCGGTTATGGCAAAGTCATGCATGGTGAGGCCGTGGCCATGGGGATGGTGCAGATTTCCAAGGTTGCTGAGGAAAAAGGTCTTATGCCAGAAGGAATAACCCTGTCCATCAAAGAGATGTGCCAGAAATTTGGTTTGCCTGTTGACTATGAAAACTGGGATGTTGATAAACTTTATCAAGCTTTGACTCATGATAAGAAAGCGCGTGGGAACACCTTGAAATTGGTCTTGGTGCCAGAGCTTGGTTCGGCGAGCATTCACCCTGTTTCCTTAGAAGAGATGAAAGACTACTTGGTAAAATAA
- the aroC gene encoding chorismate synthase translates to MRYLTAGESHGPRLTAIIEGIPAGLPLTAEDINEDLKRRQGGYGRGGRMKIESDQVVFTSGVRHGKTTGAPITMDVVNKDHQKWLDIMSAEDIEDRLKSKRKITHPRPGHADLVGGIKYRFDDLRNSLERSSARETTMRVAVGAVAKRLLAELDMEIANHVVVFGGKEIDVPENLTVAEIKQRAAQSEVSIVNQEREQEIKDYIDQIKRDGDTIGGVVETVVGGVPVGLGSYVQWDRKLDARLAQAVVSINAFKGVEFGLGFEAGYRKGSQVMDEILWSKEDGYTRRTNNLGGFEGGMTNGQPIVVRGVMKPIPTLYKPLMSVDIETHAPYKATVERSDPTALPAAGVVMEAVVATVLAQEILEKFSSDNLEELKEAVAKHREYTKNY, encoded by the coding sequence ATGAGATATTTAACTGCGGGAGAATCACACGGACCCCGTCTGACAGCTATCATTGAAGGAATTCCTGCTGGACTTCCTTTGACAGCAGAGGACATCAATGAGGATTTGAAACGTCGTCAGGGCGGATACGGACGTGGTGGTCGTATGAAGATTGAGAGTGATCAGGTTGTCTTTACTTCGGGTGTTCGCCATGGGAAGACGACTGGGGCTCCTATTACTATGGATGTCGTCAATAAAGACCACCAAAAATGGCTGGACATCATGTCTGCTGAGGACATTGAAGACCGCCTTAAAAGCAAACGGAAAATCACTCATCCTCGACCAGGTCATGCCGATTTGGTTGGGGGTATCAAGTACCGTTTTGATGATTTGCGTAATTCCTTGGAGCGCTCATCCGCCCGTGAAACCACCATGCGGGTGGCAGTTGGAGCAGTAGCCAAACGTCTTTTAGCTGAGCTAGATATGGAGATTGCCAATCACGTTGTGGTCTTTGGTGGTAAGGAAATCGATGTTCCTGAAAATCTAACAGTTGCTGAGATTAAGCAAAGAGCTGCCCAGTCTGAAGTTTCTATTGTCAACCAAGAACGAGAACAAGAAATCAAGGACTATATTGACCAAATCAAACGTGACGGTGATACCATCGGTGGGGTTGTGGAGACAGTCGTCGGAGGTGTTCCAGTTGGCCTTGGTTCCTATGTCCAATGGGACAGAAAATTAGATGCGCGATTGGCCCAAGCAGTTGTCTCTATCAATGCCTTTAAAGGAGTGGAATTTGGTCTCGGCTTTGAAGCTGGTTACCGAAAAGGCAGCCAAGTCATGGATGAAATTCTCTGGTCTAAAGAAGACGGATATACTCGTCGTACCAATAATCTAGGTGGGTTTGAAGGTGGTATGACCAATGGGCAACCCATCGTTGTTCGAGGTGTTATGAAACCCATTCCCACTCTTTATAAACCACTTATGAGTGTGGATATCGAAACTCACGCACCTTACAAGGCAACCGTGGAGAGAAGTGATCCGACGGCTCTTCCAGCAGCAGGTGTTGTCATGGAGGCTGTTGTGGCAACAGTTCTGGCGCAGGAAATTCTTGAAAAATTTTCATCGGACAACCTAGAGGAATTAAAAGAAGCGGTAGCCAAACACCGTGAGTATACAAAGAACTATTAA
- a CDS encoding prephenate dehydrogenase has protein sequence MAKTIYIAGLGLIGASMALGIKRDHPDYKILGYNRSQASRDIALERGIIDRGTDDFASFAPLADVIILTLPIKQTIAFIQELAGLNLKEGVIISDAGSTKAAIVEVAEEYLAGKPVRFVGAHPMAGSHKTGAASADVNLFENAYYIFTPSSLTSSDTLEEMKDLLSGLHARFIEIDAKEHDRVTSQISHFPHILASGLMEQTAVYAQEHEMTRRFAAGGFRDMTRIAESEPGMWTSILLSNRETILERIEDFKNRLDEIGQAISKGEEEQIWNFFNQAREQRQVMEIHKRGGVDSSYDLYVDVPDEEDVILRILELLRGTSLVNIHINEENREDVHGILQISFKNAQDLERAERLISENTDYTVVIK, from the coding sequence ATGGCAAAAACCATCTATATCGCAGGTCTCGGTTTGATTGGTGCCTCGATGGCGCTTGGTATCAAGCGCGATCATCCCGATTACAAAATTCTAGGTTACAATCGCAGTCAGGCTTCGAGAGACATTGCCTTGGAGCGGGGGATAATTGACCGCGGAACGGATGATTTTGCCAGTTTTGCTCCTCTGGCAGATGTCATCATTCTGACCTTGCCGATCAAGCAGACCATTGCTTTTATTCAGGAGTTGGCAGGTTTGAACTTGAAAGAAGGCGTCATTATTTCAGATGCTGGCTCGACCAAGGCTGCCATTGTGGAAGTGGCGGAGGAATATTTGGCTGGCAAGCCTGTTCGCTTTGTCGGGGCCCATCCCATGGCTGGTAGCCACAAGACAGGGGCTGCCTCTGCGGATGTTAATCTCTTTGAAAATGCCTACTATATCTTTACTCCATCTAGTTTGACTAGTTCAGACACGCTTGAGGAAATGAAGGACCTACTTTCTGGTCTCCATGCTCGTTTCATTGAAATTGATGCCAAGGAGCACGATCGTGTAACTTCACAGATTAGCCATTTTCCCCATATCTTGGCATCAGGTCTCATGGAGCAAACAGCTGTTTATGCTCAAGAACATGAGATGACAAGGCGCTTTGCGGCGGGTGGTTTTCGAGATATGACCCGGATTGCAGAGAGTGAACCAGGTATGTGGACTTCCATTCTCTTGTCCAATCGCGAGACCATCCTAGAGCGGATTGAGGATTTCAAGAACCGCTTAGATGAGATTGGTCAGGCTATTAGCAAGGGGGAAGAAGAGCAGATTTGGAACTTTTTCAACCAAGCGCGTGAGCAACGTCAGGTCATGGAAATCCATAAACGTGGAGGCGTGGACAGTTCTTATGACCTCTATGTCGATGTTCCCGATGAAGAAGATGTTATCTTGCGGATTTTGGAATTGCTACGTGGGACTTCTTTGGTTAATATCCACATCAATGAGGAAAACCGTGAGGATGTTCACGGGATTCTCCAAATTTCCTTTAAAAATGCTCAGGATCTGGAACGAGCTGAGCGCTTAATTTCAGAAAATACGGACTACACAGTCGTCATCAAATAA
- a CDS encoding YlbF/YmcA family competence regulator, translating to MSNIYDSANELSRGLRELPEYKAVKAAKDAIQADEQAGKIFADYLAFQQEIQVMAQTGQMPDASFQEKMQSFSKQIQENALLSDFFAKQQQLSIYLSDIEKIVFEPISELLK from the coding sequence ATGTCAAATATTTACGATAGTGCAAATGAACTTAGTCGTGGATTACGCGAATTACCAGAATACAAGGCTGTCAAAGCAGCTAAAGATGCCATCCAAGCTGATGAACAAGCAGGCAAGATTTTTGCAGATTACCTTGCCTTCCAGCAAGAAATCCAAGTCATGGCGCAAACTGGACAAATGCCAGATGCTTCTTTCCAAGAAAAGATGCAGTCTTTTAGCAAGCAAATCCAAGAGAACGCTCTTTTGTCAGATTTCTTTGCCAAACAGCAACAACTTTCGATTTACCTTTCTGATATTGAAAAAATTGTCTTTGAACCAATTTCAGAATTGCTAAAATAA